In Roseisolibacter agri, one genomic interval encodes:
- a CDS encoding DUF1156 domain-containing protein — protein MTAANHPVIAPKKLIEVALPLDTINEAASREKAIRSGHPSALHHYWARRPLAAARAVIFAQVVNDPSWRWEYESPGQEPPSHLKATWAKSRRRLFGILQDLVRWESSTDAALVERARSEIRKSWRETCEANRDHPFAAELFDPDVLPALHDPFAGGGAIPLEGQRLGLEAFASDLNPVAVLINKAMLEIPQRFNRRPPVRPEVDTRALIEREWHGAQGVAEDVRYYGAWVLERARERAGLMFQAAPITAETVRVRPDLVPYVGQTLPIIAWIWANTVKSPNPAFAHVDVPLVSTYVLSAKSGKEAFLVPVVSGDQYRFEVCVGKQPTADARAGTKLGRGANFRCLVSGTPISGDYIKSEGKAGRIGSRLLAIVAEGKRGRVYLEASAADEALAGSCDPDWRPDIEIAGSTQYIGVRPYGVLTFGQLFTPRQLVALNTIADLISEAGAKVRRDAAAAGLADDDISLGAGGGGARAYSEAVTILLSFALDKLADLANKSCAWEPIAQCPRHLFGRQAIPMVWDYAEGNPLGESSGSWSVIVDGIAKAFSNAFGTDLTVPAGHAVQADAAEQLLSLNKVVSTDPPYYANVPYADLSDFFYVWARRSLRIALPELFSTIAVPKQNELVAFPHRHADGKDGAERFFLAGMTKAMQRLAESAHPAFPVTIYYAFKQAETEDEAGTASTGWETFLDAVIRAGFSITGTWPLRTENESRLRGQESNALASSIALVCRPRPAGAAVTSRRAFTRELGKILPGALDAMTRGAEGWGAPVAPVDLSQAIIGPGMEIFTKYASVLEADGQPMAVRTALSLINRFLADDDFDADTQFCLAWFEQHGWNAGTFGSANVLAQAKGTSVDGVHAAGVLRSGGGEVQLLRPAEYPEHWDPSSDSRLPVWELLHHLVRVLRAGGEFEAGVVLGAAQPKADSVRQLAYRLYTLCERAGWADDARQYNDLITSWAAIESAAQRSPVSQAQVNLFDA, from the coding sequence ATGACTGCTGCGAACCACCCGGTGATCGCCCCGAAGAAGCTGATCGAGGTCGCTCTCCCGCTCGATACGATCAACGAGGCGGCGAGCCGCGAGAAAGCAATCCGTAGCGGGCACCCGAGCGCTCTTCATCATTACTGGGCACGGCGGCCGCTGGCGGCAGCGCGAGCGGTGATTTTCGCTCAGGTGGTGAACGATCCCTCGTGGCGTTGGGAGTACGAGAGCCCGGGTCAGGAGCCTCCGAGTCACCTGAAGGCAACTTGGGCGAAGAGCCGTCGCCGGCTGTTCGGAATTCTTCAGGACCTCGTTCGATGGGAGAGCAGCACCGATGCTGCACTGGTCGAGCGCGCCCGGAGTGAGATTCGGAAGAGCTGGCGAGAGACGTGCGAGGCTAATCGCGACCATCCGTTCGCGGCCGAGCTGTTCGACCCCGACGTGCTGCCGGCCTTGCACGACCCCTTCGCTGGTGGTGGCGCCATACCGCTCGAAGGTCAGCGACTCGGACTGGAGGCGTTTGCGAGCGACCTCAATCCGGTTGCTGTGCTCATTAACAAGGCGATGCTGGAGATCCCGCAACGCTTTAATCGTCGTCCGCCTGTCAGACCCGAAGTCGATACCCGTGCTCTCATTGAGAGGGAGTGGCACGGAGCGCAAGGTGTTGCAGAGGATGTCCGCTATTACGGCGCCTGGGTGTTGGAGCGCGCGCGCGAGCGAGCAGGGTTGATGTTCCAGGCCGCTCCGATCACCGCCGAAACGGTACGAGTCCGGCCGGACCTTGTGCCGTATGTGGGACAAACGCTTCCGATAATCGCGTGGATCTGGGCTAATACTGTCAAGAGCCCTAACCCCGCGTTCGCGCACGTAGATGTTCCTCTTGTTTCGACATACGTCCTCTCCGCAAAGAGCGGCAAGGAAGCGTTTCTCGTTCCCGTCGTAAGTGGGGACCAGTATCGCTTCGAAGTATGTGTCGGCAAGCAACCTACTGCGGACGCAAGAGCCGGAACTAAGTTGGGCCGCGGCGCGAACTTCCGATGCTTAGTGTCTGGCACTCCAATCTCAGGCGACTACATAAAGTCTGAAGGGAAGGCAGGGCGTATCGGATCACGGTTGCTCGCCATCGTCGCCGAAGGCAAGCGCGGACGAGTGTACCTCGAAGCTTCCGCTGCTGACGAGGCGCTTGCGGGTTCGTGCGACCCCGACTGGCGCCCAGACATCGAGATTGCCGGAAGCACTCAGTACATCGGTGTCCGACCGTACGGTGTTCTCACGTTCGGTCAGCTGTTCACTCCACGCCAGCTCGTCGCGCTCAACACGATCGCGGACCTCATCAGTGAGGCGGGCGCTAAGGTTCGCCGAGACGCTGCTGCCGCAGGGCTGGCAGATGACGACATCAGCTTGGGTGCGGGTGGAGGCGGCGCTAGGGCATACAGCGAAGCGGTTACGATTCTGCTTTCCTTTGCCCTAGACAAGTTGGCGGACCTCGCCAACAAGTCCTGTGCGTGGGAACCCATCGCGCAATGTCCGCGACACCTGTTCGGCAGGCAGGCCATACCAATGGTTTGGGACTACGCCGAAGGCAACCCGCTTGGCGAGAGTTCGGGATCGTGGAGTGTCATTGTCGATGGCATTGCGAAGGCCTTCTCCAACGCGTTCGGGACTGACCTCACGGTCCCCGCTGGCCATGCTGTGCAGGCAGATGCAGCAGAACAGCTCCTGTCGCTGAACAAGGTCGTTTCGACTGACCCGCCGTACTATGCAAACGTCCCGTATGCTGACCTCTCAGACTTCTTCTACGTGTGGGCGAGGCGGTCCCTACGTATTGCGCTGCCTGAACTCTTTAGCACCATTGCGGTCCCGAAGCAAAATGAACTCGTAGCGTTTCCACATCGTCATGCGGATGGGAAGGACGGCGCTGAGCGCTTCTTCCTTGCAGGGATGACGAAGGCGATGCAGCGACTTGCAGAGAGTGCGCACCCCGCGTTCCCGGTAACGATCTACTACGCGTTCAAGCAAGCCGAGACCGAAGATGAGGCGGGAACTGCAAGCACGGGATGGGAGACTTTCCTCGATGCGGTGATTAGAGCGGGGTTCTCAATCACAGGTACGTGGCCGCTGCGTACCGAGAACGAGAGTCGCCTCCGTGGGCAGGAGTCGAATGCTCTTGCCTCAAGCATCGCGCTCGTGTGTCGCCCGCGTCCTGCGGGGGCTGCGGTCACTTCGCGCCGAGCGTTCACGCGTGAGCTTGGGAAGATCCTTCCAGGTGCCCTCGACGCCATGACGCGGGGCGCGGAAGGTTGGGGTGCTCCAGTCGCGCCAGTCGACCTTTCCCAGGCCATAATCGGTCCAGGAATGGAGATCTTTACGAAGTATGCGTCGGTGCTGGAGGCCGATGGGCAGCCCATGGCGGTTCGCACGGCCCTTAGCCTGATCAACCGCTTCTTGGCTGATGACGACTTCGATGCTGACACGCAGTTCTGTCTAGCCTGGTTCGAGCAACACGGGTGGAACGCCGGGACGTTCGGTAGCGCCAACGTCCTTGCGCAGGCGAAGGGTACGTCGGTGGATGGGGTACACGCCGCTGGTGTGCTGAGATCGGGAGGAGGCGAGGTGCAGCTACTTCGGCCTGCGGAGTATCCGGAGCACTGGGACCCATCCAGCGACAGCAGGTTGCCAGTCTGGGAGCTATTGCACCACCTCGTCCGAGTCCTTCGTGCCGGTGGTGAGTTCGAAGCTGGAGTCGTACTTGGTGCAGCGCAGCCGAAGGCTGACTCTGTGAGGCAACTTGCTTACCGACTCTACACGCTTTGTGAGCGCGCAGGCTGGGCGGATGATGCGCGGCAGTACAACGACCTGATCACCAGTTGGGCAGCTATCGAGTCTGCCGCCCAGCGATCCCCCGTATCGCAGGCGCAGGTCAACCTCTTCGACGCATGA
- a CDS encoding AIPR family protein, whose product MPITQKDKQQLDELHAQHGRTFGGKKEDYFALLYLTRKFKVEPEEIAHQVAFGNRDYGLDAYHIDRKAGNLYLYQFKWSESHALFRESMVRLAEAGLPRIFGNPTQDPLQNEFLRYLAQDLEECRGLIERVYVQFVFKGDRDAAEASEGLASRREDIENKQHLLEAYFGRDITIRVDVIADRPGFPPPAPVQTHAVQLRDAVVTTHGDRRLLVGFIRLIDLHDIYLTLRQRFFDRNIRAALSADNAPNKRIRGALADIVLHEKEEPDVFAFRHNGVTLAAERVSLDGATATLHVPRLLNGAQTVSSLARFLEDHEAHPGLRRGRERLERVQVLAKIVEADPASEFVVEVTIANNQQNPVQPWALRAMDRRQVDLADKFREDVGIFYSRQEGAFESLSDEEKQDLGIEDPKDVRIRPLAQTFLAAQGEIDKMSRLPDVFESTALYEATFKSAYSLPSTNTRSIVLAYKVGLVLNSPWEKLREVAPAKYDAPIRRAKSLLWALLVQALLNDPKLEHDRDQYGGSLAKERAFRERLQALTTSRVWPILREVFAAPTYQEKLQQEKFEFLRTKEVYKRAMDVAYTKWNWSRRPL is encoded by the coding sequence GTGCCGATTACGCAGAAAGACAAGCAGCAGCTCGACGAGCTGCATGCGCAGCACGGCCGCACCTTCGGCGGCAAGAAGGAGGACTACTTCGCGCTCCTCTATCTCACCCGCAAGTTCAAGGTGGAGCCCGAGGAGATCGCCCACCAGGTGGCCTTCGGCAACCGAGACTACGGTCTGGACGCCTACCACATCGACCGCAAGGCGGGGAACCTCTACCTCTACCAGTTCAAGTGGAGCGAGAGCCACGCCCTGTTCCGCGAGTCGATGGTGCGGCTCGCCGAAGCCGGGCTGCCGCGCATCTTCGGCAATCCCACCCAGGACCCGCTGCAGAACGAGTTCCTGCGCTATCTGGCGCAAGACCTGGAGGAGTGCCGCGGACTCATCGAGCGCGTCTACGTGCAGTTCGTGTTCAAGGGGGACCGCGACGCCGCCGAGGCGAGCGAGGGGCTCGCGAGCCGCCGGGAGGACATCGAGAACAAGCAGCACCTGCTCGAGGCGTACTTCGGTCGCGACATCACGATCCGGGTGGACGTCATCGCGGACCGGCCGGGTTTCCCACCACCCGCGCCGGTGCAGACGCACGCCGTTCAACTGCGCGACGCGGTCGTGACGACCCACGGCGACCGTCGGCTGCTCGTGGGCTTCATACGGCTGATCGACCTCCACGACATCTACCTCACCCTCCGGCAGCGCTTCTTCGACCGAAACATCCGCGCGGCGCTGTCGGCCGACAACGCGCCGAACAAGCGCATCCGCGGCGCCCTGGCGGACATCGTGTTGCACGAGAAGGAGGAGCCGGATGTCTTCGCCTTCCGGCACAACGGCGTGACCCTGGCGGCCGAGCGGGTCTCGCTCGACGGCGCCACCGCGACGCTGCACGTGCCGCGGCTGCTTAATGGGGCGCAGACCGTCAGCAGCCTCGCGCGGTTCCTCGAGGACCACGAGGCCCACCCGGGACTGCGCCGCGGGCGCGAGCGGCTCGAGCGCGTCCAAGTGCTGGCCAAGATCGTCGAGGCGGATCCGGCGAGCGAGTTCGTCGTCGAGGTCACAATCGCGAACAACCAGCAGAACCCCGTGCAGCCGTGGGCGCTCCGGGCGATGGACCGCCGGCAGGTCGACCTCGCGGACAAGTTCCGGGAGGACGTCGGCATCTTCTACTCCCGCCAGGAAGGGGCGTTCGAAAGCCTGTCGGACGAGGAGAAGCAGGATCTCGGTATCGAGGACCCGAAGGACGTCCGCATCCGGCCCCTCGCCCAGACATTCCTCGCGGCCCAGGGGGAGATCGACAAGATGTCGCGGCTGCCCGACGTCTTCGAATCTACCGCGCTCTACGAGGCGACCTTCAAGTCCGCGTACTCGCTCCCGAGCACGAACACGCGCAGCATCGTGCTCGCCTACAAGGTCGGGCTGGTCCTCAACAGCCCGTGGGAGAAGCTCCGCGAGGTCGCGCCGGCCAAGTACGATGCCCCGATCCGGCGCGCGAAGTCGCTCCTCTGGGCGCTGCTCGTGCAGGCGCTCCTCAACGATCCGAAGCTCGAGCACGATCGCGATCAGTACGGCGGCTCGCTCGCCAAGGAGCGGGCGTTTCGCGAGCGCCTTCAGGCGCTCACGACGTCGCGGGTGTGGCCCATCCTCCGCGAGGTGTTCGCCGCGCCCACGTACCAGGAGAAGCTGCAGCAGGAGAAGTTCGAGTTCCTCCGGACCAAGGAGGTCTACAAGCGCGCCATGGACGTCGCGTACACGAAGTGGAACTGGAGCCGACGGCCGCTCTGA
- a CDS encoding GmrSD restriction endonuclease domain-containing protein, translating to MTNTLFKEVGYSLSKLIEDIQMGEIGLPDIQRPFVWKNAKVRDLLDSMYRGYPVGYFLFWENQVGEKTKQIGTNGHQKVPHLLIVDGQQRLTSLYAVLKGIPVVRENYETERIEIAFRPTDGTFQVCDAAIRRDPEYLPNVSELFGPNASQYRIVGEYLERLEAHRKRNGVELTSDQRKACETALQRLFSLTGYPFTVLQLAANIDEEQVAEVFVRINSEGKKLNQADFILTLMSVFWEDGRKELESFCRAARHPSKSGPSAYNHFVEPSPDQLLRVAVGMAFRRARLKSAYSVLRGKDMDTEVFSESQRDKQFARLQEAQAHALNLTHWHDFLGVLKQSGFTGANLISSKTTVFYTYILFLIGRIDLKVNPNTLGRIIGRWYFMASVTSRYTGGSPETLMERDLAGLRSAASASDFLAWAERAMAAELTEDFWAVTLPNRLDTSSATSPLLFAYLASLNVLDARVLFSRKRTRDVLDPSIKSPKSGAERHHLFPKSYLSGLGFTSAPQTNQIANYALVEWNDNIAISDTPPSEYFPKYWSRHTAKERADQAYWHALPTGWEQMEYTKFLEARRRGIAKVIADGYQRLTDGETVPADADTFEARISRGEGPLTEFKSTLRRNLHTGQNDPKMEHSVLKTLAAFLNSKGGTLFVGVDDAGAPIGLERDGFESEDKLALHLDNLVKKYLGNSVHACLRPAFTDIGETRVLVVECDRSDRPVFLQNGSAEEFYIRAGASSPALPPSHMHEYIQQRFK from the coding sequence ATGACCAACACGCTCTTCAAGGAAGTCGGCTACTCGCTCTCGAAGTTGATCGAGGACATCCAGATGGGCGAGATCGGCCTGCCTGACATCCAGCGCCCGTTCGTGTGGAAGAACGCGAAGGTGCGGGACCTGTTGGACTCGATGTACCGCGGCTACCCGGTCGGGTACTTCCTGTTCTGGGAGAACCAAGTCGGAGAGAAGACGAAGCAGATCGGTACCAACGGCCACCAGAAGGTCCCGCACCTTCTCATCGTCGACGGGCAGCAGCGCCTCACGTCGCTCTACGCGGTGCTGAAGGGGATCCCGGTGGTGCGAGAGAACTACGAGACCGAGCGGATCGAGATCGCGTTCCGACCCACCGACGGGACGTTCCAAGTCTGCGACGCCGCCATCCGCCGGGACCCGGAGTACCTCCCCAACGTGTCCGAGCTATTCGGTCCGAACGCGAGCCAGTACCGGATCGTCGGCGAGTACCTCGAGCGCCTCGAGGCGCATCGGAAACGGAACGGAGTCGAGCTAACGTCGGATCAGCGCAAGGCGTGCGAAACCGCCCTTCAGCGCCTGTTCTCGCTCACCGGCTACCCGTTCACCGTCCTGCAGCTCGCTGCCAACATCGACGAGGAGCAAGTCGCCGAGGTGTTCGTCCGGATCAACAGCGAAGGGAAGAAGCTGAATCAAGCCGACTTCATCCTGACGCTGATGTCGGTCTTTTGGGAGGACGGCCGCAAGGAGTTGGAGAGCTTCTGTCGCGCCGCGCGACATCCCAGCAAGTCGGGTCCGAGCGCGTACAATCACTTCGTCGAGCCCTCGCCCGACCAGCTCCTCCGCGTCGCCGTGGGCATGGCGTTCCGCCGCGCACGGCTCAAGTCCGCGTACTCGGTGCTCCGCGGCAAGGACATGGACACGGAGGTCTTCAGCGAGTCGCAGCGTGACAAGCAGTTCGCGCGGCTGCAGGAGGCGCAGGCGCATGCGCTCAACCTCACGCACTGGCACGACTTCCTTGGCGTCCTCAAGCAGTCGGGTTTCACGGGCGCGAATCTGATCAGCTCCAAGACGACCGTCTTCTACACGTACATCCTCTTCCTGATCGGACGGATCGACCTCAAGGTCAACCCGAACACGCTCGGTCGGATCATCGGACGCTGGTACTTCATGGCGTCCGTGACGTCTCGGTACACCGGCGGCTCGCCCGAGACGCTGATGGAGCGCGACCTTGCCGGGCTGCGCTCTGCCGCGTCGGCGTCGGACTTCCTTGCCTGGGCGGAGCGGGCGATGGCGGCGGAGCTCACGGAGGACTTCTGGGCCGTCACCCTTCCGAACCGCCTCGACACGTCCTCCGCCACGAGCCCCCTGCTTTTCGCATACCTCGCGTCGCTGAACGTGCTGGACGCGCGCGTGCTCTTCTCCAGGAAACGCACCCGCGATGTGCTCGACCCGTCCATCAAGTCGCCGAAGTCCGGGGCCGAACGGCACCACCTCTTTCCGAAGAGCTACCTGTCAGGCCTCGGCTTCACCTCGGCGCCGCAGACGAACCAGATCGCGAACTACGCGCTGGTCGAATGGAATGACAACATCGCGATCTCCGACACGCCGCCGTCGGAGTACTTCCCGAAGTACTGGAGCCGTCACACCGCCAAGGAACGCGCGGATCAGGCGTACTGGCACGCGCTCCCCACCGGCTGGGAGCAGATGGAGTACACGAAGTTCCTTGAGGCACGGCGACGTGGGATCGCCAAGGTCATCGCGGATGGGTACCAGCGCCTCACCGACGGTGAGACGGTTCCGGCGGATGCGGACACCTTCGAGGCGCGGATCAGTCGTGGCGAGGGGCCACTTACGGAGTTCAAGTCCACGCTGCGAAGGAACCTGCATACGGGTCAGAACGACCCGAAGATGGAGCACTCCGTACTGAAGACCCTCGCCGCATTCCTCAACTCAAAGGGCGGCACGCTGTTCGTGGGCGTCGACGACGCAGGTGCGCCGATCGGATTGGAACGCGATGGATTCGAAAGCGAGGACAAGCTGGCTCTCCACCTCGACAACCTGGTGAAGAAGTACCTGGGGAATAGCGTGCACGCGTGTCTCCGGCCTGCATTCACGGACATCGGAGAAACACGCGTGCTCGTCGTCGAGTGCGACCGCAGCGACCGACCGGTGTTCCTGCAGAATGGGTCGGCCGAGGAGTTCTACATCCGCGCGGGCGCGTCCTCGCCCGCGCTCCCGCCAAGCCACATGCACGAGTACATCCAGCAGCGCTTCAAGTGA
- a CDS encoding ATP-binding protein: protein MTSPSLKPWREIAVPHEDVLQGTFQQSEFAADLTAVHTGKAGPEYQDPVAFFSRTFITEGMRLLLTQVAARIAGRGGEPVVQLQTAFGGGKTHTMLAVYHLATRNCALSDLAGVPAVIDQAGLLDVPRARVAVLDGTAHAPGQPWKHGKTAVRTLWGELAWQLGGEEGFALVREADATGTSPGKDVLAALLQQYGPCVVLIDELVAYVRQFGEGQTLSGGTYNSNLSFVQALTEAAKLVPNAIVLASLPESVVEVGDQRGVMALRALEKTFGRVQALWKPVATDEAFEIVRRRLFEPVRDTKARDAVCRAFADCYVAEGAKLPSETQEGRYFDRIQQAYPIHPEVFDRLYEDWTTIDGFQRTRGVLKLMAKVIYRLWKDDQRDLLILPGGLPLYDSATRAEFTYYLPAGWDPVIERDIDGDRAETTELETKEPRFGQVNAARRVARTLFLGTAPSSVAGRSGTRGLDRARALLGCLQPGQGASTYSDALNRLSDRLHYLNTAGDKAQDTARFWFDTRANLRREMEDRKRRFDDATDVRSRIADVLRKSVNATLFDGVHVFTAHGDVPDDTALRLVVLPPEQWYAREEGRPATDAVLEAVRSNGQKPRYRGNRLLFLAAENGTLPRLRDATRVALAWGSIVTDIRDGKLNVDLLQQKAATKELELAEGALPRVARECYRWLLVPTQEAPTDRTVSVEAFPLATSGGSIGAELERVCTDNELVITTWSPIHLRTRLRELYWKADQPDVEALTGFWEDTLRYVYLPRLRKQEVLAQAIRAGAATRDFFGVAYGRSGEDYEGFQLGAPSVQVDSTLLLIEPAAALAYEEAKQKVVVPPTIIDPPPPVGPDVIDPPPPPPPPPPPPVQRFRAYHGTAEVRASTAKTKLVELAEEIIAVLASDPTGTIRVTLEISGEYPAGVSEQVQRAVSENAKMLHLKVSEWEI from the coding sequence ATGACGAGTCCCTCACTTAAGCCGTGGCGCGAGATCGCTGTCCCGCACGAGGACGTACTCCAGGGCACGTTTCAACAGTCGGAGTTCGCGGCTGACCTGACCGCCGTCCACACCGGCAAGGCCGGTCCCGAGTACCAAGACCCCGTCGCCTTTTTCTCGCGCACCTTCATTACCGAAGGCATGCGCCTCCTGCTCACGCAGGTGGCGGCGCGCATCGCGGGCCGCGGCGGGGAGCCGGTCGTCCAGCTCCAGACCGCCTTCGGGGGCGGAAAGACGCACACGATGCTGGCCGTCTACCACTTGGCGACCCGCAACTGCGCGCTGTCGGATCTGGCGGGCGTGCCCGCGGTGATCGATCAAGCGGGGCTCCTCGACGTGCCGCGCGCACGCGTCGCGGTGCTCGATGGCACCGCCCACGCGCCCGGGCAGCCGTGGAAGCATGGGAAGACGGCCGTTCGCACCCTCTGGGGCGAGCTGGCCTGGCAGCTCGGTGGCGAGGAGGGCTTCGCCCTCGTGCGCGAGGCCGACGCGACCGGCACCTCGCCGGGGAAGGACGTGCTCGCCGCCCTCCTCCAGCAGTACGGCCCGTGCGTGGTCCTCATCGACGAGCTGGTGGCCTACGTCCGCCAGTTCGGCGAGGGGCAGACCCTGAGTGGTGGGACTTACAACTCGAACTTGTCGTTCGTCCAAGCGCTCACCGAGGCCGCCAAGCTCGTCCCGAACGCCATCGTCTTGGCGTCGCTCCCAGAATCGGTCGTCGAAGTCGGGGATCAGCGAGGCGTCATGGCGCTTCGCGCGCTGGAGAAGACCTTCGGCCGCGTGCAGGCGCTCTGGAAGCCCGTCGCTACCGATGAAGCCTTCGAGATCGTCCGCCGGCGGCTATTCGAGCCCGTGCGCGATACGAAGGCCCGCGACGCGGTGTGCCGCGCCTTCGCTGACTGCTACGTGGCCGAGGGCGCCAAGCTCCCGTCGGAGACGCAGGAGGGGCGCTATTTCGACCGGATCCAGCAGGCCTATCCCATCCACCCCGAGGTCTTCGACCGCCTCTACGAAGACTGGACGACCATCGACGGTTTCCAGCGCACCCGCGGCGTGCTGAAGCTGATGGCGAAGGTCATCTACCGGCTCTGGAAGGACGACCAGCGCGACCTGCTTATCCTCCCGGGCGGTCTGCCGCTCTACGACTCTGCCACCCGCGCCGAGTTCACGTACTACCTGCCGGCCGGGTGGGACCCGGTGATCGAGCGCGACATCGACGGCGACCGCGCCGAGACGACGGAGCTCGAGACCAAGGAGCCGCGCTTCGGCCAGGTGAACGCCGCCCGCCGGGTGGCGCGTACGCTTTTCCTCGGCACCGCGCCCTCCTCGGTTGCCGGTCGGAGCGGGACGCGGGGGCTCGACCGCGCCCGCGCGCTCCTCGGCTGCCTCCAGCCGGGGCAGGGCGCCTCAACCTATTCCGACGCGCTGAACCGGCTCTCGGACCGGCTGCACTACCTGAACACGGCCGGCGACAAGGCACAGGACACCGCTCGGTTCTGGTTCGACACGCGGGCAAACCTCCGGCGCGAGATGGAGGATCGGAAGCGCCGCTTCGACGACGCGACCGACGTACGCTCGCGCATCGCCGATGTGCTCAGGAAGTCGGTGAACGCCACGCTCTTCGACGGCGTGCACGTTTTCACCGCGCACGGTGACGTGCCGGACGACACGGCGCTCCGGCTCGTGGTGCTTCCGCCCGAGCAATGGTACGCGCGGGAGGAGGGGCGCCCCGCGACGGACGCCGTGCTGGAGGCGGTGCGCTCCAACGGGCAGAAGCCCCGTTACCGGGGGAACCGGCTGCTCTTTCTCGCGGCCGAGAATGGCACGCTCCCGCGGCTCCGCGACGCAACGCGCGTGGCGCTCGCGTGGGGCTCGATCGTGACGGACATCCGCGACGGGAAGCTCAACGTGGATCTGCTCCAGCAGAAGGCCGCCACGAAGGAGCTGGAGCTGGCCGAGGGGGCGCTCCCGCGCGTGGCGCGCGAGTGCTACCGCTGGCTACTGGTGCCGACGCAGGAGGCGCCGACCGACCGCACCGTGAGCGTCGAGGCATTCCCGCTCGCCACGAGCGGCGGCTCGATTGGGGCGGAGCTGGAGCGGGTGTGCACCGACAATGAGCTGGTGATCACCACCTGGTCGCCGATCCACCTGCGCACCCGACTCCGAGAGCTGTACTGGAAGGCGGACCAGCCGGATGTCGAAGCGCTGACCGGCTTTTGGGAGGACACGCTGCGGTATGTGTACCTCCCGCGGCTTCGGAAGCAGGAGGTGCTCGCGCAGGCGATCCGCGCCGGCGCGGCGACGCGCGACTTCTTCGGCGTCGCCTATGGACGGAGCGGCGAGGACTACGAGGGCTTCCAGCTCGGCGCGCCCAGCGTCCAGGTGGATTCGACGCTGCTGCTGATTGAGCCCGCGGCGGCGCTCGCCTACGAGGAAGCCAAGCAGAAGGTCGTCGTCCCGCCGACCATCATCGACCCGCCGCCTCCGGTTGGCCCTGACGTCATCGACCCTCCGCCTCCGCCCCCGCCCCCGCCCCCGCCCCCAGTTCAACGTTTCCGTGCCTACCACGGGACGGCGGAGGTGCGGGCGAGCACGGCGAAGACGAAGCTCGTCGAGCTGGCAGAGGAGATCATCGCAGTGCTGGCCAGTGATCCGACTGGTACCATCCGCGTCACGCTGGAGATCAGCGGGGAGTATCCGGCCGGGGTGTCGGAGCAGGTGCAGCGGGCGGTGTCGGAGAACGCGAAGATGCTCCATCTCAAGGTTAGCGAGTGGGAGATCTGA